CTAAGAGCGACCGTGTCTTAATATAGATATTACCCGCTTGCCCCACGCCTTCGTCTCCTACCCAGGTGTAGGCACCACTGGAACGATTATTGGGACTCTCCCCAACAAAGGAGACTGTATCACGGGCGTTAACATTCACATTGCCCGCATTTCCTTGTCCTCTAGTATTCGTGTTCAACTGAGCACCATTGGTAACGAAGAGCGAACCTGTCGTAATATTGACATTACCTCCCTGACCCCTGGCATCTATGTACACTGAAGCGTAAGCACCACTAGGAAAATAATTGTCAGCAGGAGGACCCGTCCCAACAAAGGAAACTGTATCGCGGGCATCAATAGTCACGTTGCCTGCGTCCCCTATTCCTAAGGTAATAGCACTTAGGAAAGCGCCATCACTCACTGAGAGCGACCCTGTCTTAATATAAATATCACCTCCTTGCCCCACACCTTTTTCTTCTACCCGGCTGTAGACACGGCTGGAACGATTATTGGGGCTCTCCCCAACAAAGGAGACTTTATCACGAGCGTTAACGTTCACATTGCCCGCATTTCCTTGTCCTCCAGTACTCGTATTTAATTCACCTCCATTGGTGACAGACAGTGAAACTGCCGTGACATTGATGTTGCCTGCGTTGCCAATAGCGTTTGATTCTACCTGATTGTATGCACCACTCCCTTCTCCATCAAAGGAGACATTACCAGTGCTATTAATCTCAATATTGCCTGCTTTAGTGTCACCTAAACCTAACCCCGACGCTATTCCGGCTTCCAGTTTACTTCCTTGCGTCAGATTCAAGTTCTGAGCATTGATAGCAATACTACCGCCACCAGAGGCGCGGACATTCACTTCAGCACGATTGTCGAGGTACACATTAGCTCGTGCCACCACATCAGGAAAACTCAAACGCAGACCATTACCATCAACAAAAAGCTTTACCGCTCCCGGTCCCCCCACACCTGCTATCTCCACTCGACCATCCAGAGCACTCAAACTGCCGCCATCCAAACCTACATCGCCGCCCACAAGCGCTAAGGTTTTACCTGGCTGAACCTGTAAACCTACAAATTCACTACTACTATTGGTCGCCTGGGATTGATTTTGGATGCCCGCCGCATTCCCTCCGTATTGCAAACCTATTGGAACACTAACAGTCAACAAGGGTGTGCTTTGGGGAGCAGTCGCACTGAACTGAGTCCCATCAGCAAAATTCAGGCTACTCGCCGTACTCCCCACAAACGAACCACCGATATCTAGACTGGCATTCGGTCCAAAGATAATGCCATTAGGATTGAGCAGAAACAGGTTAGCTGTGCCGTTAGCTTGGAGCAAACCATCAATATTCGAGACTGACTTACCCGTCACCCGGCTAATAATGTTCTGAATATCCGCAGTATTGTTGAAGAAGGCTGTACCTCCAGTAGGCACAGAAAACTGCTCAAAGCTGTGGAACAAGTTGCTTCCCGCCTTGGTTCCTTCCTCAATAATGCTGGTATTGCCAGAGGGAGTGACACGAGAATTATTGGGTAGAGTAGCATCAGGTACGATCTGGGCAAAAGTGCTATTAACAGAGGCGAGCGTACTACCCACCACTAACCAACTCCCTAGTCCCAATTGCGATCGCCAACGCTGCCTACACCTAAACATTGCGTTCCCTAAATAAACAGCACTCAAGTGAACTACAACCTTCACAATAGACAGGAAACTTACCGTAAAATTGCTTGAAATAGTTACAAATAGTTACATTGCTGTTTCATCGGCTCACCTCTCATATGTTGCATATATATAGCAATCGCCAAGGCGATTAGGACATATACTAGAAGTAGCCCCTTTTGTGGTACAGCGATCACTTTGACCTATGCCCAAACCTTACAGTTATGATCTTCGTCAAAAAGTCATCCAAGCCATTGAACTTGATGGACTGAAGAAAACTGAAGCAAGTCTTCTATTCAACATCAGTCGCACTTGCGTTAGATTTATGGCTGAAGCGACAAGGCGAAACAGGTGACTTCCGAGCCTTACCCAATCAGCCTCCTGGTAATAGTCACATGCATCACTGACTGGGAGAAGTTTCGTGAGTTCGCTCTGACGCATGGGGATAAAACCCAAGCTGAGATGGCAGAACTTTGGGACGATCAGATTAGCGATCGCACAATCTCACGGGCCCTGAAGAAAATTGGTTTTACTCGAAAAAAAAGACATATGGCTACCGTGAGCGTGATGAAGACAAACGACAGGCGTTCATAACGCATTTGTCCACCCTACCCCAGGAAAAAATTGTGTACGTTGATGAGTCTGGGATGGATAGCCGCGACGCATATGATTACGGTTGGAATGAAAAAGGGGAGCGCTTCCATGCACTTAAATCAGGGCGACGTGAAGGTCGGGTGAACATAATTGCAGCACTTTGCGCTCAAAATCTGATAGCGACCTTTACTGTTGAAGGGGCGTGTAACCGAACAGTGTTTGAAACTTGGTTGGAGACTTGTTTGCTTCCAACACTTAAACCAGGACAAGTTGTGGTAATGGATAACGCCACATTTCATAAAGGTGGTCGTATTCAAGAATTGATTCAAAATGCTGGTTGTCAGCTATTGTACTTACCCCCTTATTCTCCAGATCTAAACTTAATTGAAAAATGTTGGTCTTGGTTAAAGAGTCGAATCCGTAAAAAACTAGGGCAGTTTGATTGTTTACGAGATGCCATTGAGGACGTCTTGCGTTTGGCGTCCTAACCGCCTTGGCGGTTGCTATAGATGGTGTTGCTTTTTCTCCGTCACTGCATCACCGTTTGAAAAGCCATAATTCTTAGGGTTTTCAATATTACTGTGAACTATTGTAAAGAGTTGTGGAATTCCAGGACTTTTGATTCTGATAAATAGGCGATGGTTCACAAGGAGCATCCAGAGGAACATCCAGTCCAACAAGTTTTACTAGGAGGAATCGCTGTGGAAAATCAAAATCTTTACTTAACACCTTTTCAACGAAAATTGCTGCTAAAAAGTTTAGAAACAGATTTGCGCCTAGAATATCGCCGTCGTATTGAAATTATGTTGCTGGCAAATGCTGGTCAATCTCAGGCTCAAATCTGTGAAGCTCTGGGGTGTTCGCAAGAGACAGCACGATACTGGATTGCAATGGCACAAGCAGGTAACGCTCACCACTGGAACGATCGCCCGATGGGACGCCCCAAGGCTGTTAATGAGCAGTATCTCGCTCGCTTGAAAGAACTAGCAAGCCATAGTCCGCGTGAGTATGGTTATACATTTGAACGTTGGACAGCGCAATGGTTAAGCAAGCATCTAGTAAAAGAACAAGGAATTAAGGTTAGCGCTTGCCACATTAACCGCTTGCTTAAGGAGATGGGACTTTCCACTCGGCAGAAACGCGAAACTATCGAGAAAGGAACCGATCGCACCAAGGATTGCAGCATTACTATTCGCGATTTGCAGTCGAACTCCGAGCCTACTTTCCTGTGGTCACTCAATCTCATCAAAACTGGTAACTGTAAAACTCAAATTTGATGCTTATCCTTTCCAAGATTATGGAGTGGTGGAAGGCAAGCTTCGCTGGATTTCTCCTGACTCTAAAGTTGTCGAGACTGCTCAAGAAAAGGTTGAAAATTTTGAACTAGAAATTGAATTGCCACAAACCTATATCCAAACTGAAAACAAACGTCTTGCCTTAACACCAGGTCAAACAGCAACGGCTGAAGTCATTGTTCGGCAGCGTCGCATTGTTGACTTTGTGCTAGACCCGTTTAAAAAGTTGCAAAAAGGTGGTTTGAAACTCTAGAAAACCTGTTCTTAACTGTTAATAAGTAGATAAGATATGTCGCAAATTTCCACTATATATTCAGACGAAATTATTCATCAAATCAAACTTTCTTGCCAAATTCCTACTATTGTTGAGAGTATTCTCACTCGCAAAATTATTGTGAGTGCAGCACAAGAAGCAGGCATTAAAGCAGAGCCATCAGAACTTCAGCAGACAGCAGACAACTTGCGGTTAATGAGCAATCTTCAGAGTGCTGACGCCACTTGGCTCTGGTTACAAAAACATACTCTATCATTAGATGATTTTGAAGAGTTGGTTTATCATACTGTCATTTCTTCAAAGTTGACAGAACACTTATTTGCCGACAAAGTTGAACAGTTTTTTGTTGAACATCAGTTGGATTATACACAAGCGATCGCGTATGAAGTGGTCTTGGATGAGCCAGATCTCGCGATGGAACTCTTTTATGCAATTACTGAAGGTGAAATAAGTTTTCCTGAGGTTGCCCACCAATATATTCAGGATACTGAAGCTCGCCGCTCTGGAGGATATAAAGGAATACTGAATCGCACAGATTTAAAACCAGAAATATCAGCCGCTGTATTTGCAGCAACTCCGCCCCAGATTCTTAAACCAATTGTTACCTCCCAGGGAGTACATTTGATTGTGGTTGAGGAAATCATTCAACCACAATTAAATAATATTACCCGTTCAAAAATTATTTCTTACTTGTTTTCTGAATGGCTGAAGCAACGAATTGAGCAATTGGAAGTTGAAATTGTTCTTAACTCAAAATAATGAGGCTTTCAACCTGAAAACGTCAAAGTCATTGCTGATATGAGTGATGGCTATTTTCTCTGAGGAGAGTCCTAAACCGCGCTCGGTAAGAAATTGCTCCACTATGGGTTGCGAGAGGTAGGCGATGGCTACCTCTGATTTTTTGATTATCATTCTTTTATTAGTTTATTTCTATATTTGGATGTGTTGACAAAATTTACTTGTTTTTAACTTGTCACCAATGTGCAGAGCATGGAAACGAAGGTGAATACTCTACAAGATCCCTGACTTCTTCAAGGATGCTGTTGGCGAATGATGGGTCTGACCCCTCACCCTAACGATTTTATAGGCGTTTCAAGACGATACTCAGAATGCGATCGCGTCCTGAAATGGCGCTAAAATAGCTTATTTCTCGTCAATAGGGGGTGTCACCCCCCATCGCCAGATGTATCCTTCAAGAAGTCGGGGATCTGACTAATTTACAGCCATTTTCAGGTAAATAGACCACAGATGTAGGGGCGCAAGGCATTGCGCCCTTACAAACGGTGTGGTTCATTTAAGTGAAAACTGCTGTAAGTCACAAAAGTGTCATACAGGCACTACTCAAAATACAGATTGTGATGTTAGGCTTAGGTATCAAAATTTACATAATTTTACCAAGCTGCATCAACTTAATTCTATGTCTAAGTTTTTATCTGTAACTTTATTAGGAATGGCTCTTTTTTTAGGAGGAACTGACCACAACACCATTACGCTCGCTGGAACTTGTGCTTCACACTGCGGTCGAAGTCCAATTGAATTTACACCCGGTCAGCACGTGCGAGTAGAAGTGTTAAATGCTACATCAAGATTAATCCAAGTAGAAAAGCCCTATGGTGTTGGTCAAATTTCCATACGGTCAGGACAGCAAATACGCTTAGAACAGGGGGATGGTACGGAACCCAACATATCTGTCGTATTTTGGGATGACACTGGACGACCTTTGAAAGCTATTGTCTCCAAACCAAATTTTGGTACGTTGCGAGTCGAACTTCGTCCTAGTAGGCAATCCCCTGGCGATCGCTCCGTGTATATTCGCGACGATGGGCGCGTTAACATTCTTTAAATTATGAATGGTAAATTATGAATTATGAATGATAATTTAGAATTCATAATTCATAATTTTTTATTGTGCTAGATCAGTCTATTCCTAAATTTTCTCGTCTCGGGCAAAAACTACCATCACAGCGATGGCAAATTTACCCTCAGAAAAATGACTTAGCACAAAAGCTCGCAGCAATTACGAATTTACCTCCTCTGATTAACCAACTTCTCATAAATCGAGGAATTGAAACACCAGAACAAGCACAAGCTTTTTTAAATCTGGAGTACTTGGCACTACCTTCGCCCTTAGAAGACTTCCCCGACTTAGCTGTATCTCTGGAGTTATTGCAAGAAGCCATTGCCACGCAAGAAAAAATAGCTATTTGCGGGGATTATGATGCTGATGGTATGACAAGCACTGCGTTACTTTTACGCAGTCTCCGATGGTTGGGTGCTCGAGTCAATTACGCCATTCCTAGTCGGATGCATGAGGGATATGGCATCAACAAACGCATCATTGAAGAATTCCATAGTGAAGGCGTCAGTTTGGTTTTGACTGTAGATAATGGGATTTCAGCATTTGAACCAATTGCTAGAGCTAGAGAACTAGGTCTAAAAGTTATAATCACCGACCATCACGATATTCCCCAGCAATTACCACCAGCTCATGCCATCCTCAATCCCAAACTTATAGATGAATCCTCACCTTACCGAGGTGTGGCTGGAGTTGGCGTTGCCTATATTTTAGCGGTATCCCTGGCACATCAATTGGGAAAAGCTCAGAGCAGCATACTCGATCCACTTCTCGAACTGTTTACACTAGGAACCATTGCAGATTTAGCACCTTTAACAGGTGTGAATCGCCATTGGGTGAAAAATGGTTTGCAGCAATTACCCAAATCCAAACTTGCTGGAGTGCAAGCACTTATTCAGATGTCTGGAGTGCAGGTGAGGGGACTGGGGACTGGGGGGGGAAGCAAGGGAGCAGGGGAGCAGGGGAGCAGAGGAGCAGAGGTGATAACTAATCTTCAATCCTCAATCCAAAATCCAAAATCTAAAATCCAAAATCCAAAATCCCTCAAGCCAGAAGATATTGGCTTTCGCCTCGGTCCGCGAATTAATGCGATTGGTCGTCTTGCCGATCCCGAAATTGTGATTGAATTGCTGACAACTGACGATATGGGAATAGCGTTGGAAAGAGCAATGCAATGCGAAGACATCAATCGCCAGCGTCAAGAAATGTGCGAGCAAATTGAAAAAGAGGCAATAGCAATTGTAGAAGCAGAATATCTTGCCTCTCTTCCAGAAGAGCGCGTGTTGGCGATCGTACAACCTGAATGGCATCATGGGGTGATTGGTATCGTTGCTTCTCGCTTGGTGGAACGCTATGGTGCTCCAGTCTTTATCGGCACTTATGAAGGGGAAGAGCATATTCGCGGTTCGGCACGAGGAATACCGGAATTTCACGTATTTGAAGCGTTAGATTCTTGTCGTGACTTGCTCGGTAAATTTGGCGGACACAAGGCGGCGGGAGGTTTCTCTCTGCTAACGGAAAATTTGGTGGCTCTGCGATCGCGTCTCAGCGAGTTTGCAAATCAGTGCCTCGAACAACAGCACCTTAAACCTTTAGTCAAAATTGATACTCAAGTCAATTTAAATCAAATCGATCGCCATTTCTACCAACAGATGAATGTTTTGGAACCCTGCGGTATTGACAACCCAGACCCCATACTTTGGACGCCGAATGTCCGCGTTGTTGAGCAGGAAATTGTGGGCAAAAGTCACGTTAAACTAACAGTAAGTCAAACAATTAACAATCAACAGTACAGAATCAAAGCGATCGCTTGGCGATGGCGCGACTATTTTCCCCTACCGTCACAAGTCGATATTGCTTATAAACTGAGAGAAAATGAGTTTAACGGTCAGATAAACATTGAGTTGGAGCTACTGGGTGTAAGACTCCCAAGTCAAAACCAATATTCGGTCACTCAAGCCACTCCAGCAAGAACTTCTTTTGAGTTTAACGAGCGTTATTATGACTGCGGTATTTATGAAAACTCTGCTCTACCTGAATTAAGAATTATGTACCCTGAAAAGGTTATCTTAGCTGTTCCGTTGGGACAATCTACTGGCTTATTGGGAACAAGTCGTCAAGAGGCTAGAGAAGTTGATATTTCTCAGCCTCAATATGCTTGTCTTATTCAAGCAGCTTTTCACGCGTTATCAGTTGAACGTACTATATAGTATTGAGCTATAATTTGGATACGAGACAAGCCGGATAGCACGATCGCAATGGCAGAATTAACAATTCAAATTCCTGATGAACTGGCTCAACGTTTAAAACCTTTGCAAAATCGCTTACCCGAATTGCTTTGGCGATTGTTAGACGTATCTAATTTACCAACTAATTATCAGTCACCAGTTCTAGCTGAGACTACAGACATTCCCGCCGCTTATCAAGAAGTTCTGGACTTTTTAATTAAGCGTCCAACACCAGAAGAAATTATGACTTTTAAAGTTTCATTACAAGCTCAAACACGCCTGCAAGCATTATTAGAAAAAAATCGCTCTGCAATACTCAGTCCAATGGAATTAGTAGAATTAGATGTTTACGAGCAATTAGAACATATGATGATTTTACTAAAAGCACGAGCCTCCACTAGAATTTAACAAATGACTTCTAATTCAATTCCTGCCGAACTACGTAAGCTAGTTATATCAAGAGCATCTGGATGCTGTGAATATTGCTTAATTCATTAAGATTTTTCAATTTATACCCATGAAGTAGACCATATTATTGCCGTAAAGCATGGAGGTGAAACGACCGCCGACAATCTAGCACTTTCATGTTTATCGTGCAACCGTCATAAAGGTTCGGATTTCGCCACCATAGACCAAGTTACTAAAGAAATTGTCCCATTGTTTAATCCTCGTCGTCAGGTTTGGGATGAACATTTCTATCTTGAAGATGGGAGAATAGAAGGGAGAACTCAGATTGGTCAAGGGACTGTAAGGTTGCTTCAGTTTAATGTTCCTAATCGCATACTTCAACGGCAAGTTTTGATGAATCAAGGACAATATCCGTAGATAGAAGACGAAGTGTAGCTAAAGGGATTGGTTGATGAGAATAAAGAAGATGCTAAGGAAGGATAAGGCTGTAACCTAGGTTAAAGTATTCCGCTTGTTTGCGTTTGCTTTCCTCTCCAGACACTATGCTTATTAGTAACATAGCGATCGCTTTCTTTTTCCCAATCAACACTTTCCGCTTCCCACACATTCTATTTTTGTCAACCCCTATAGCCCATTTTTCTGATAAAACCCCTTCTTATAAGAGTTTTGTGATTGTTAAGAAAGATGCAGGTAATGGATAGCTTAAAAAGTTACATTATGGCAAGCCGAAAAACTGTTTAATAACAGGTATGAGATTACCACAGGTTTTAACGAGTTCTGCTGTAGAAGGTAGATCTACAATTAATCCTTTCAAGAATGTCAACGCATTTTTAGCTATTTTCTGCATAGCCCCCTCTTCTGGCTTTTGACCTGCTTCTGCAATTTTTTTAACCTGTTCTAAAGCTTCGGCTTTGTCCTCTTCACTCAGACTAGTATCAGCTTCAATAGAGGCTTGCAGGTCGGTTAGAATTTCTTTAATTCCAGGTTTGTCCGGTTCATCAGAGTCAGGTAATTGATTAATGGTATTGGTAACATCACCACTAATCGTACCCATTGCAACTCCAGTCATAGATGAATCTTCACCTGTTGCGACAACACCGCTAATATTTCCTTGAGTGCCACTTATATTTAAATTTCCTTTACTAATATTTTCTTCACGTTTAGACATAATAAATTCTCCATGAGATTGATAAGTTTGTGCGAAAAACTTGGGCTGTTGCATGGCATCTGACAGCAATTTTTCTAAACTACGAATCCTTTCATCTTTTTCTGCTACTCCTGCCAGCATTGCTTGTAAATCAGTATAAGATAAAGATTGAATTTTTGTGTACTTTTGAAAATATTCTTGATTGAGTTCAGAGGAATTAGCGTTATTTGAAACTATTGCTTGCAATCGAATTTTTTCTTGTCCTCTTCCCTCTAGTGCTACCAGTTCCAAATCTGCTGTTGGATGACTTTCTGCTAACTGAGTGATGGCAATGGCAGCAGCAGTTGGATCGATACCTTCATAGTGAAATAGGTCAAGAGTTTTAAACTTTTTCCCAACTTCACGCGGATCTACATTTTGACTTTTGTACAAATCAAGGGTTTGAATAATGGGAGCAATAAAATCAGCAAAGTCTCCTGATTTGAAGGTCTCTTGTCGATTATCAGGTTTACGCCAAGGGTCGGGATCATCCGGTGTTGGTAGTCGCATATATACATAATCGCACTGAATCCCGTCAAGTTGAGTATCAGTGGAAATACCCCAATTTTCAATATATGCTCCAGTTAAGCAAGCACCTGTAAGGTTGGCTTGATATAGCTGAGTCTGAGCCAGTTTGACACCAAATAAATTAGCATTTTGCAAATTAGCTTCACTTAAATCTGTGCTGATAAAGCTGGCATCTTGTAAATTGGCATCTTTAAGGTTAAGATACCTCAAATTTAGATTATTAAACTCTTCTCCTCTGCCGTCTTTGGTGATTGCTAAATGTTGTACATTTGGTTGTTCTAAATATGTGCCTTCTACGCGAGCTTGTTCTAAATTTTTAGCTTGAAACCAACAGGTACGGATGAGATTAGCTTCTCTGAAATCTACACTTGTGAGAGTGGCTTGGGTAAAGTCTGCATCTGTTAAGTTGGCACCACGAAAACTTGTTCCCCCATAAGCAACAATACCAACTGTTAGCGAACGAATAAGTTGATATTTTGTATTTCCATTTATAGCTTCCTTGCCAACAGAACTACCGATTGTAATTGATAATAAAGCAATTAAGCCTGCTTGAATGTAAATTAATTCATTTGACCTAACTCCCAGTGAAACACCGAGCATAATACCGACAAAACCTATCAATCCAGTGGAAGTTGTAGCCAGAGGCATAGCTATGACTTTTGCTAAAGCCACAGCTACAGCCATATTAATAACACTAGCCATTGCACCAGCTAAAGCGATCGCTGTAAATTGTGCATTGATGGTAAGAAATATTTCAGGTTCTTTGTTTGGGAAAAACGCAACTGCTGCAATTAAACAAGAAGCTAATACCTCAGCTAGTGTTGCCAGCATTACTCCTAGCCCACGCCAGAAAATAATAGTTAAAAAAATTGCTAAAGTGATTAAAGAGAATAACCCGAAAAAGTAGAATCCATAACTATTGTTACTCAACAAATCCCCTATGAGTGCAGCAGCATACCCTGAAACTAATCCAGCCAATAATGCCATAATAATTGACAATCCTGTCAGGCTAATAACCCAGAAATTTGGTAAGCCTGCTTTAGAATTGCAGAAATTTGCACTAATCAAAACAGCGTTACTAAAATCTGCACCCCGAATATCGACATGGCTAAAGTCTGCTCCTGTAAAATCTTTTTCCTTGAAGTTTTTGCTTTTTAAATTAGTGGGATGAGGTTGATATTTCATCAATTTCCATTAGTAAAATTAAAATTATTTTTACAAAGGCTTGTGATTTTTATTCATCTGTTATAATCTTTTTTGTGGCTGAGGATTATCTGTTTTTTTATCAACCTGTGTTTCTATATTTTCAGTCAGCTTCTCGTCTGGACATTTCCAAGGAAGTAAAGTTCGTATTATTGAAACTTTACATACTACAAGTGGTTGGGCAGCTAAGTAATTTCTTGTTACTTTCCTTACCTTACTCGCTCTACTTCCAGTTCCATAATAAGGCGAGAGCATAAAATTATCCCCATATATGTTTACAACGGAGAGAATCTTCTTATCAGGGGCAATCGTGTTTATAGCCCGTAAAGCTTGATAACGAACATAATTTACATTCTTTCTATTTAAGAAAACGTTAGTAAGTTCAGGCAGTGCCTCTTTTGCTGCTGTACCAATTTGTCCTAATACTCCAGCAGCCTCATAACGGACAATATCATCTTTATCTTGAAGAGCTGTAATGACAACTGGAACAGCGTCTTTACCAATTTGAACTAGAGAAGAAACAATCAAACTATCAGAAAAGACACTATCATATTTACTTAGTTTTAGAGCTTCAATCAAATTAGTAGATGCATATTTTAAGTTTCCCCTAATTCTAGCAATAGCACTTATAGCCATATAGCCGAATATCCTATAATCATCATAATTATCATCTTCAAGAGCAGTAATTAATGCCGGAACAACTTCTTTTGCCCTGATACCAATTTTTCCCAACGCACCAGCAGCCATAAAACGAACATCACTATCTCCATCTTTGAGGGCAGTAATTAATGCCGGAACAACTTCTTTTGCCCTGATACCAATTTTTCCCAAAGCATAAGCAGCTCCAGAGCGAACATCACTATCTCCATCTTTGAGAGCAGTAATTAATACCGGAACAACTTCTTTTACCTCTGTGCCAATTTTTCCTAACGCTTTAGTAGCCTTATGGCGAATATGACGATTGCTATCTTTAAGAGCAGCAATTAATACCGGAACAACTTCTTTTGCCTCTGTGCCAATTTTTACCAACGTATAAGCAGCGCTAGAGCGAACATCACTATCTTCATCTTTGAGAGCAGCAATTAATGCCGGAACAGCTTCTTTTGCCCCTGTGCCAATTTCTCCCAACGCCTCAGCAGCGCCATCACGGACAGAACTATCTTCATCTTTAAGAGCAGCAATTAATGCCGGAACAACTTCTTTTGCCCCTGTGCCAATTTTTCCCAACGCCTCAGCAGCGCTATTACGGACAGAACTATCTTCATCTTTGAGGGCAGTCATTAATACTGGAACAGCTTCTTTTGCCCCTATGCCAATTTCTCCCAACGCATCAGCAACTCCAGAGCGGACAGAACTATCTTCATCTTTGAGGGCAATAATTAATGCCGAAACAGCTTCTTTTATTCCTGTGCCAATTGTTCTCAAGGCTTCAGCATCCCTATCGCGGATAGAACTATCTTGAATAACAGTAATCAGAAATGCATCTTGTTCCCCAAAGCTAATTTTTCCCAAAGCATCAGCAGCGCTATCACGAACAGAGCTATCTTCATCTTTGAGGGCAGTCATTAATGCCGGAACCACTTCTTTTGCCCCTATGCCAATTTCTCCCAACGCCTCAGCAGCGCCATCACGGACAGAACTATCTTCATCTTTAAGAGCAGCAATTAATGCCGGAACAACTTCTTTTGCCCCTGTGCCAATTTTTCCCAACGCCTCAGCAGCGCTATTACGGACAGAGCTATTTTCATCTTTGAGGGCAGTCATTAATGCCGGAACAGCTTCTTTTGCCCCTATGCCAATTTCTCCCAACGCATCAGCAACTCCAGAGCGGACAGAACTATCTTCATCTTTGAGGGCAGTCATTAATGCCGGAACAGCTTCTTTTGCCCCTATGCCAATTTCTCCCAACGCATCAGCAGCGCTATCACGGACAGAGCTATCTTCATCTTTGAGGGCAGTCATTAATGCCGGAACCACTTCTTTTGACCCCGTGCCAATTTTTCCCAACACTTCAGCAACTCCAGAGCGGACAGAACTATCTTTATCTTTGAGGGCATTAATTAATGCCGGAACAACTTCTTTTGACCCCGTGCCAATTTTTCCCAACACTTCAGCAACTCCAAAGCGGACAGAACTATCTTTATCTTTGAGGGCAGTCATTAATGCCGGAACCACTTCTTTTGACCCTGTGCCAATATTTACCAAAGCTTCAGCAGCGCCGGATCTGACCTCACTATCTCGATCTTTGAGGGCAGCAATTAATGCTGGAACAGCTTCTTTTGCTCCGATACCAATTTTTCCTAATGTATGGACAGTCAGAAATCGAAGATCCTTACTAGGATTGTTGAGTGATGCGCTTAAGTAACGTGATGCTGGTGCTGCATTTACACCAATTTCACCAAGTACAGAAATTGTAATAAAGCGAACAGTTCCATCCGGATTGTTGAGGTCTTTGATGAGGTAGGGTACTGCTTTGGAGTTACATTCTACTAGCTTTTTGAAAGCAGAAAGTGAACCATTCCTTGTTTGTCTAATATACAGTTCAATCTTTATTTCTACACACGGAGAAATTGTTGTTGAGTAAGACTGAGCCTGAGCTAGCATTTTTGTATTTGTTAACAAAGATAAGTTGACAGTCCCCAGCATACTTAGAACTGTAAGTATAACGGCTCTGAATTTACGACCTT
This genomic interval from Scytonema hofmannii PCC 7110 contains the following:
- a CDS encoding filamentous hemagglutinin N-terminal domain-containing protein; translated protein: MFRCRQRWRSQLGLGSWLVVGSTLASVNSTFAQIVPDATLPNNSRVTPSGNTSIIEEGTKAGSNLFHSFEQFSVPTGGTAFFNNTADIQNIISRVTGKSVSNIDGLLQANGTANLFLLNPNGIIFGPNASLDIGGSFVGSTASSLNFADGTQFSATAPQSTPLLTVSVPIGLQYGGNAAGIQNQSQATNSSSEFVGLQVQPGKTLALVGGDVGLDGGSLSALDGRVEIAGVGGPGAVKLFVDGNGLRLSFPDVVARANVYLDNRAEVNVRASGGGSIAINAQNLNLTQGSKLEAGIASGLGLGDTKAGNIEINSTGNVSFDGEGSGAYNQVESNAIGNAGNINVTAVSLSVTNGGELNTSTGGQGNAGNVNVNARDKVSFVGESPNNRSSRVYSRVEEKGVGQGGDIYIKTGSLSVSDGAFLSAITLGIGDAGNVTIDARDTVSFVGTGPPADNYFPSGAYASVYIDARGQGGNVNITTGSLFVTNGAQLNTNTRGQGNAGNVNVNARDTVSFVGESPNNRSSGAYTWVGDEGVGQAGNIYIKTRSLLVSDGAFLNANTEGYGNAGNVTIDARDTVRFDGAGPPADDFFPSVAQTQVNPGARGQGGDIYISTGSLEVTKGAFLSARSLGIGDAGNVTINARDKVSFDGVGRNRRFYPYLGSGAYSQVDKTGVGQAGDIYISTGSLEVTGGAYLSAGTLGKGDAGDVTINARDKVSFDGVGTNGISSGAYGQARFLNTQGREVMSISRRGRSR
- a CDS encoding helix-turn-helix domain-containing protein, producing MVHKEHPEEHPVQQVLLGGIAVENQNLYLTPFQRKLLLKSLETDLRLEYRRRIEIMLLANAGQSQAQICEALGCSQETARYWIAMAQAGNAHHWNDRPMGRPKAVNEQYLARLKELASHSPREYGYTFERWTAQWLSKHLVKEQGIKVSACHINRLLKEMGLSTRQKRETIEKGTDRTKDCSITIRDLQSNSEPTFLWSLNLIKTGNCKTQI
- a CDS encoding peptidylprolyl isomerase — translated: MSQISTIYSDEIIHQIKLSCQIPTIVESILTRKIIVSAAQEAGIKAEPSELQQTADNLRLMSNLQSADATWLWLQKHTLSLDDFEELVYHTVISSKLTEHLFADKVEQFFVEHQLDYTQAIAYEVVLDEPDLAMELFYAITEGEISFPEVAHQYIQDTEARRSGGYKGILNRTDLKPEISAAVFAATPPQILKPIVTSQGVHLIVVEEIIQPQLNNITRSKIISYLFSEWLKQRIEQLEVEIVLNSK
- a CDS encoding single-stranded-DNA-specific exonuclease RecJ, whose product is MLDQSIPKFSRLGQKLPSQRWQIYPQKNDLAQKLAAITNLPPLINQLLINRGIETPEQAQAFLNLEYLALPSPLEDFPDLAVSLELLQEAIATQEKIAICGDYDADGMTSTALLLRSLRWLGARVNYAIPSRMHEGYGINKRIIEEFHSEGVSLVLTVDNGISAFEPIARARELGLKVIITDHHDIPQQLPPAHAILNPKLIDESSPYRGVAGVGVAYILAVSLAHQLGKAQSSILDPLLELFTLGTIADLAPLTGVNRHWVKNGLQQLPKSKLAGVQALIQMSGVQVRGLGTGGGSKGAGEQGSRGAEVITNLQSSIQNPKSKIQNPKSLKPEDIGFRLGPRINAIGRLADPEIVIELLTTDDMGIALERAMQCEDINRQRQEMCEQIEKEAIAIVEAEYLASLPEERVLAIVQPEWHHGVIGIVASRLVERYGAPVFIGTYEGEEHIRGSARGIPEFHVFEALDSCRDLLGKFGGHKAAGGFSLLTENLVALRSRLSEFANQCLEQQHLKPLVKIDTQVNLNQIDRHFYQQMNVLEPCGIDNPDPILWTPNVRVVEQEIVGKSHVKLTVSQTINNQQYRIKAIAWRWRDYFPLPSQVDIAYKLRENEFNGQINIELELLGVRLPSQNQYSVTQATPARTSFEFNERYYDCGIYENSALPELRIMYPEKVILAVPLGQSTGLLGTSRQEAREVDISQPQYACLIQAAFHALSVERTI